A single Sutterella megalosphaeroides DNA region contains:
- the narL gene encoding two-component system response regulator NarL translates to MNASIPKTDYEGNRPIMTEKEHYRILVVDDHPLFRRGVRELLSLDPGIEVVGEAGTREEAVELARKLEPDLTVLDLNMKGTSGVEILTLLKEEDPSRRVVILTVSDSGEDLTACIRAGADGYFLKDMEPERFLEAVRRTLEGQLIVAPSMVVYLTEMVRDVKSDPIVQLTEREKDVLKLVALGYTNKDIARTLEIADGTVKGHVKHLLKKLGFKSRVEAAVWASGQKL, encoded by the coding sequence ATGAACGCTTCCATCCCGAAGACGGACTACGAAGGGAATCGACCCATCATGACCGAAAAAGAACACTACCGCATTCTCGTCGTGGACGACCATCCGCTTTTCCGTCGGGGCGTACGCGAGCTCCTGAGCCTCGATCCGGGGATCGAGGTGGTCGGCGAAGCGGGTACGCGCGAGGAGGCGGTGGAGCTCGCCCGCAAACTCGAACCCGATCTGACGGTGCTCGACCTGAACATGAAAGGCACGTCGGGCGTTGAAATCCTGACGCTTCTCAAAGAGGAGGACCCTTCGCGGCGCGTCGTGATCCTGACGGTGAGCGACTCGGGCGAGGATCTCACCGCTTGCATCCGGGCGGGCGCGGACGGCTACTTCCTCAAAGACATGGAGCCCGAGCGCTTTCTCGAGGCCGTACGCCGCACGCTCGAGGGGCAGCTGATCGTCGCGCCCTCGATGGTGGTGTACCTCACGGAAATGGTTCGGGACGTGAAGTCCGACCCGATCGTGCAGTTGACCGAGCGCGAGAAGGACGTATTGAAACTCGTGGCCTTGGGCTACACCAACAAAGACATCGCCCGAACGCTCGAGATCGCGGACGGCACCGTCAAGGGGCACGTGAAGCACCTCCTCAAGAAGCTCGGCTTCAAGAGCCGCGTCGAAGCGGCCGTCTGGGCGTCGGGTCAGAAGCTCTGA